The [Clostridium] scindens ATCC 35704 nucleotide sequence GTTACCGCCAAGTCCTATGCGGAACTGGTGAGCAAGACGGAATACGTCCAGAACGTACATAGTTATGACAGAAAGAAATTAAAAGAATATGTGGAAACCAAGGAGAAGGTAGAAGCGCTTAAGACGGAACTGGAAGCAGGACAGGCAGATATGGAAGTGATGGCCGCGGACTTAAGCCAGCAGCAGACGAATCTTGAAAATACTCTGGCGGATATGAGAAGCCGTATTGCTGATTTCGACTCCCGGCTTGCAGACGCGAAGGCGCAGGCTGCGGCCCAGCTTGATCAATTGACGGAAGCCACGCAGAATGTAGTCGCTTCGGCGCAGACCGGAAATGGCGGGGGAGGAAAACCTTCATCATCGACCAATAATTCCACGCAAAAGCCTGGCAACAATACCAATAATAATGTGGCTAACAATGGGAACTCCGGAAATCAATCCAACTCTCAGGGCGGGGGCTCATCAAATAATAGCGCGCCGCCGGCTACAAAGCCAGGCAATGCTTCCCTGGGCCAGCAGATCGCGAACCGGGGATGCGAATATGTGGGGAATCCTTATGAATATGGAGGGACAAGCCTGACCAACGGAATTGACTGCTCTGCTTTCGTACAGGCTATCCACCGGCAGTTCGGCATATCCACGCCAAGAGACTCCTGGGGACAGTTAAGCGGCGGAAAGGCAGTGGCTTATTCAGATATCATGCCCGGCGATGTAGTCGTCTACAGCAATCATGTGGCAATCTACATCGGAGGCGGCAAGATCGTGCATGCTTCTAACAGCAAGCCATACCCCGCGGGAGGTATTAAGATTAGTTCTCCTTGGAACTACAGGACAGTTCTGGGAGTGCGCAGATACTGGTAATATCGGACATGGATTATGAATATGGATTGTATAAAAAGCCTTGCATTTGCGGGCTTTTTGTGCTATTATATTGCAGTCGCAAAAAATCACGCATTTGTTTATCCGAGATGGTGCCAAAGCTTGGCGACAAGCCGGTTTCAAGGATTTACACATATGCGGAAGCAAAAAACCAAATGGAGGAAAGAAACATGAGCGTTATTTCAATGAAGCAACTTTTAGAAGCAGGTGTTCACTTTGGACATCAGACAAGAAGATGGAACCCTAAGATGGCTCCATACATCTACACCGAGAGAAACGGCATCTACATCATCGACCTGCAGAAGTCTGTAGGAAAGGTAGACGAGGCATATCAGGCAGTATCTGATATCGCTGCAGATGGCGGAACAATCCTGTTTGTTGGAACTAAGAAGCAGGCACAGGATGCGATCAAGGTAGAATCTGAGCGTTGTGGAATGTATTATGTAAATGAGAGATGGCTTGGAGGAATGCTTACAAACTTCAAGACGATCAAGAGCAGAATCGCACGTCTGAAAGAGATTGAAAGAATGTCTGAAGACGGGACATTCGACGTACTGCCAAAGAAAGAAGTTATCCAGTTAAAGAAAGAATGGGAGAAGCTTGAGAAGAACTTAGGCGGCATCAAGGAAATGAAGAAACTTCCGGATGCAATCTTCGTAGTTGATCCTAAGAAAGAAAGAATCTGCGTACAGGAAGCACATACCCTTGGAATCCCGCTTATCGGAATTGCAGACACGAACTGTGATCCAGAAGAACTTGACTATGTAATTCCAGGAAATGATGATGCGATCCGTGCTGTAAAATTAATCGTATCTAAGATGGCAGACGCTGTTATCGAGGCAAACCAGGGAATGACAGGCGATGAAGTATATGATGAAGCTGCTGAGGAAGCATACGAGGAAGCAGTAGAAGAATAAGCGATTCATTTCAATACTAATATATGGAGGAAATTAAAATGGCAGTTACAGCTAGTATGGTAAAAGAATTAAGAGAAATGACAGGCGCAGGAATGATGGACTGTAAAAAAGCTCTTAACGAGACAAACGGCGATATGGACGCAGCCGTAGAGTTCTTGAGAAAGAACGGACAGGCTAAGGCTGAGAAGAAGGCTGGAAGAATTGCGGCTGAAGGTATCGTTATGGCTGAAGTAAAAGACGATAAAGTAGCAGCAATCGTTGAAGTTAACTCTGAGACAGACTTCGTTGCAAAGAATGCGGAGTTCCAGGGATTTGTAAAGGCTGTCGTAGAGCAGGCAATGGAGACGGAAGCAGCAGACATGGATGCATTCATGGCTGAGAACTGGAAGGAAGATACATCCAAGACTGTAAAAGATGCCCTTACTGAGAAGATTTCCGTAATCGGAGAGAACTTAAGCATCCGTAGATTTGAGAAAGTCGTATCTGATGGATGCGTAGTCGCATACATCCACGGCGGCGGACGTATCGGCGTTCTTGTAGAGGCTGACACAGACGTAGTCAATGATGAGATCAAGACATGCCTGAAGAATGTAGCAATGCAGGTTGCAGCGATGTCTCCGAAGTATGTATCCCGTGAAGAAGTTTCAGAAGAATATATGGAGCATGAAAAGGAGATTCTTCTCGCACAGGCAAAGAAGGAGAACGAGGAAAGCAATAAGCCAAAACCGGACAATATCATTGAGAAGATGATCGTTGGACGTCTGAATAAGGAACTGAAAGAGATCTGCCTGCTTGACCAGGTATACGTACAGGACGGAGACTTGACGGTTGCGAAATATGTAGAAAAGGTTGCTAAAGAGACAGGCGCTAACTTAAGCGTTAAGAAGTTCGTTCGTTTCGAGACAGGCGAAGGCCTTGAGAAGAAGAATGAAGACTTTGCTGCTGAAGTTGCAGCTCAGATGGGAAACTAATCTGAATGAAAATAAAGTCTGAAAATGTGCTTAAAGTCAAGTGATTACGCATGATTGAGGCAGTTTTGAACCTTTCGTAAATTACTGAAATCTATCGTAAAATATCAGGTGGATTAAAGTTTGCGTAGAATTTAACAGAAAGGGACAGATGATATTGAGTGTTGAGGGTATATTGCGAAAGCGATGTATCCTCATTTTTTTTGGAAGAAATGCTGTGTTTAATGAGTATTTAATAAAATATATAATATAGATTTAACAGGGGTGTGATATTATAGAAAAAAACTAATATAAGTATTCTCTGGGTTAGGAGGTATCCTTTATGAAGAAAAAAGTATTGGCTTTAAATGAATGTGAAGAGGTAGTTACAAATCAGAAGGTTGTCAATGAAGAAAATCCAGATGGTACGATTACACAGGTAGGATGAGTAACATTTGAATATCAACCCGTTCCGTCTGATATAAAGGCAAGTGGGTGTGCATCTGAATATCATACAAATGTAGTAAATAATGGTGCTCCAGAAACTAAAACGTATCCATGGAAACACACATCCTGGCTATTGCCAAGTTAGAACTACAACTTATTGGAGATGTAAAAATTGTAATACAACAGGTCATGATGTCAGTAGAGAAACTTATATAGATTTTTATATCAGGATGTTGGAAAAGTGTCTAAAAAGGTAGTAAGGTCAAGGAACAAGGCGAAGCCGATACGCCGTAGGGCAGTCCTTGACGGAACGGACATAGCCAACAGAGCTATGATGTGAAAGCGGACTTGAAAGGTCAGAAACCTTGCAAGTCCGCTTGTTTGCTATTTGACGTTGTGTTTTAGGTAGAGTGATTCTTTTTTCAGTTCCCTTATAAGTCCAGAAATAACTGAACGATTTTGACATCATAAAAACATGGAAAATTAGAATGACTGTCCTAACGGTTCAACGGGGAGAAAGGAATGTGTATGTCGTTTCGGTCAGCCTTGGCATTTTCCACTAATGCCATTTTATGAATGCAACTCCTGCAAATAGTAGTATAGTATTTGCCTCCAGTCAAAATCATTGGGTAGGCGGACTGGCTCTTACAAGTTGTCAGTTAGTATG carries:
- the rpsB gene encoding 30S ribosomal protein S2 codes for the protein MSVISMKQLLEAGVHFGHQTRRWNPKMAPYIYTERNGIYIIDLQKSVGKVDEAYQAVSDIAADGGTILFVGTKKQAQDAIKVESERCGMYYVNERWLGGMLTNFKTIKSRIARLKEIERMSEDGTFDVLPKKEVIQLKKEWEKLEKNLGGIKEMKKLPDAIFVVDPKKERICVQEAHTLGIPLIGIADTNCDPEELDYVIPGNDDAIRAVKLIVSKMADAVIEANQGMTGDEVYDEAAEEAYEEAVEE
- a CDS encoding C40 family peptidase; protein product: MKKRFVQTLITVFVMSSLIVTPVLATPQEDAQSLETQKEELEGQAADINSQLVGLLVSYDALQKDMADQEQKITQAQSDLEEAQAKEQKQYEDMKLRIKYIYEQGDTSAFEALVTAKSYAELVSKTEYVQNVHSYDRKKLKEYVETKEKVEALKTELEAGQADMEVMAADLSQQQTNLENTLADMRSRIADFDSRLADAKAQAAAQLDQLTEATQNVVASAQTGNGGGGKPSSSTNNSTQKPGNNTNNNVANNGNSGNQSNSQGGGSSNNSAPPATKPGNASLGQQIANRGCEYVGNPYEYGGTSLTNGIDCSAFVQAIHRQFGISTPRDSWGQLSGGKAVAYSDIMPGDVVVYSNHVAIYIGGGKIVHASNSKPYPAGGIKISSPWNYRTVLGVRRYW
- the tsf gene encoding translation elongation factor Ts: MAVTASMVKELREMTGAGMMDCKKALNETNGDMDAAVEFLRKNGQAKAEKKAGRIAAEGIVMAEVKDDKVAAIVEVNSETDFVAKNAEFQGFVKAVVEQAMETEAADMDAFMAENWKEDTSKTVKDALTEKISVIGENLSIRRFEKVVSDGCVVAYIHGGGRIGVLVEADTDVVNDEIKTCLKNVAMQVAAMSPKYVSREEVSEEYMEHEKEILLAQAKKENEESNKPKPDNIIEKMIVGRLNKELKEICLLDQVYVQDGDLTVAKYVEKVAKETGANLSVKKFVRFETGEGLEKKNEDFAAEVAAQMGN